Proteins from one Salarias fasciatus chromosome 14, fSalaFa1.1, whole genome shotgun sequence genomic window:
- the rinl gene encoding ras and Rab interactor 2 isoform X1, with protein sequence MFASRAVHSPVNGTTAIPWRSSSSRRKLTLLEQLRGCQEAWCPGASWDRDQAHAAIRGTPAGSFLVVRDGVSSQPSLLCVSAGAQRQDVLDFTIRCSGTVLQLSESRLSFSDLVQLVLFYSLTRDVLPVCLYIPHWVYGVTETNKDNLTQLETNSWLSPEAQQNDGTHKEPCSLMCSIQLTSANRALFIINPLYVREHGDDWLAHKAAAAQSPAMPSNFRQVRRLSTTRPWTGSGLQSRRATSLDQEPSASSAESSGLNRSGSADSPMTPQTPSGVVLRRPSRELAQDPPHKLTIKSLPSSSASTPRATTPEPQRHSSPVPQSPHRVSWIEDGFWLPPPRPNSLLHPPSLELDSLSISSIEEEQESPVSSAAPHLPSAHRLADKVIHRLSAVGQALGGLVSPKKRLTNRVVELSERKGGAFAEAVKEFVETTLKKDVDSAGVVGSEFLQEVRTSLTSLRETLLEYSEIQALLDSMTDMNDAEIDSLVELSLHKVALKPVSTHLYSYIRASRTADGSIEHLQTNLHVLELNAVDELGGSVGVGVPDAVTLERIQQRWASMHKASSPNKKVEILLKVCKTIYHSMTANASSGKVFGADDFLPCLTWVLLRSDLVTLQIDTDYMMELLDPAQLQGEGGYYLTTLYAALYYISSFRPRLAVRQLSVEAQQSLNQWHRRRTLHCNQSRRSQHRRTIRRPMCREKTLQGSDNEAESAEKSGRDCASGNPTSEQRAESGTEALQTLDEGREEELEGRGQSQTSGPSNEVISQCDNIASNDRSHSGFSAAGAKDSEEEDRDDFI encoded by the exons AGCTTCCTGGTTGTGCGTGATGGTGTGAGCTCCCAGCccagcctgctgtgtgtgtctgctggagCCCAGCGCCAAGACGTCCTGGACTTCACCATCAGATGCTCAGGGACAG TCCTCCAGCTGTCAGAGTCTCGTCTGTCTTTCTCGGACTTGGTTCAGTTGGTGCTCTTTTACTCTCTGACCAG GGACGTGTTGCCTGTTTGCCTCTACATCCCTCACTGGGTCTACGGTGTAACTGAGACAAACAAAGATAATCTAACTCAACTGGAAACAA ACAGCTGGCTTTCTCCTGAGGCCCAGCAGAATGATGGGACCCACAAGGAGCCCTGCAGTTTGATGTGCTCCATCCAG CTAACTTCTGCCAACCGAGCGTTGTTCATCATTAACCCGCTGTACGTGCGCGAACACGGAGACGACTGGCTGGCACACAAAGCCGCTGCCGCACAGAGCCCCGCGATGCCGTCCAACTTCAGACAGGTGCGGCGCCTCAGCACCACCAGGCCGTGGACGGGATCGGGCCTGCAGAGCAGACGAGCCACATCGCTGGACCAGGAGCCGTCTGCGTCCAGCGCAGAGAGCTCAG GTCTGAACCGATCCGGATCAGCTGATTCACCGATGACCCCACAAACCCCATCGGGGGTGGTCCTCAGGAGGCCCAGCCGAGAATTGGCCCAAGATCCCCCTCACAAGTTGACCATAAAAAGCCTGCCTTCATCCTCTGCCTCCACCCCCAGAGCTACCACGCCCGAGCCGCAGCGCCACAGCAGCCCCGTGCCTCAGTCCCCCCACAGGGTGTCCTGGATCGAAGACGGCTTCTGGCTGCCCCCGCCCAGGCCGAACTCTTTGCTCCACCCGCCCTcgctggagctggactcgctgtCTATCAGCAGCatagaggaggagcaggagtctCCCGTCTCCAGCGCCGCACCCCACCTCCCCTCGGCACACCGCCTGGCCGACAAGGTCATCCACCGGCTGTCGGCGGTGGGCCAGGCGCTGGGGGGGCTGGTGTCTCCCAAGAAGAGGCTGACCAATCGTGTGGTGGAGCTGAGCGAGCGGAAGGGTGGAGCTTTCGCAGAGGCTGTGAAGGAATTTGTGGAGACGACGCTGAAGAAAGACGTGGATTCTGCCGGGGTCGTGGGGTCAGAGTTCTTACAGGAAGTGAGGACGTCACTCACATCACTGAGGGAGACTCTGTTGGAATATTCAGAAATCCAGGCGTTACTGGACAGCATGACTGACATGAATGATGCAGAGATTG ACTCCCTGGTGGAACTTTCCCTCCACAAAGTCGCCCTGAAGCCCGTCTCCACCCATCTCTACTCCTACATCCGAGCCTCCCGCACCGCCGACGGCAGCATCGAGCACCTGCAGACCAACCTGCACGTGCTGGAGCTGAACGCCGTGGACGAGCTGGGCGGGTCGGTGGGGGTTGGAGTTCCTGACGCCGTCACCCTGGAGAGGATCCAGCAGAGGTGGGCCAGCATGCACAAGGCGTCCTCCCCGAACAAGAAGGTTGAGATCCTGCTCAAAGTCTGCAAGACCATCTATCACAGCATGACGGCCAATGCCAGCTCAG GCAAAGTGTTTGGAGCAGATGACTTCCTGCCCTGTTTGACGTGGGTGCTGCTGCGGAGCGACCTCGTCACCTTACAGATAGACACAGACTacatgatggagctgctggatcCTGCACAGCTGCAGGGAGAGG GCGGTTACTACCTTACGACGCTGTACGCAGCTCTTTACTACATCAGCAGCTTCAGGCCTCGCCTGGCCGTCCGGCAGCTCAGCGTGGAAGCGCAGCAGTCTCTGAACCAGTGGCACCGCAGGCGCACGCTGCACTGCAACCAGTCGCGTCGCAGCCAGCACCGACGGACCATCCGCAGGCCGATGTGTCGCGAGAAGACCCTGCAGGGCTCTGACAATGAGGCCGAGAGTGCAGAGAAAAGCGGGAGAGACTGCGCTTCTGGGAATCCCACCAGTGAGCAGCGAGCGGAGAGCGGAACTGAGGCCCTGCAGACACTGGACgagggcagagaggaggaactgGAGGGCCGGGGACAGTCGCAGACCTCAGGACCAAGCAATGAAGTTATTTCTCAGTGTGACAATATTGCAAGCAATGACAGAAGCCATTCGGGTTTTTCTGCTGCAGGAGCGAAGGATTCTGAAGAAGAGGACAGAGACGacttcatataa
- the rinl gene encoding ras and Rab interactor 2 isoform X2 has product MAVHSPVNGTTAIPWRSSSSRRKLTLLEQLRGCQEAWCPGASWDRDQAHAAIRGTPAGSFLVVRDGVSSQPSLLCVSAGAQRQDVLDFTIRCSGTVLQLSESRLSFSDLVQLVLFYSLTRDVLPVCLYIPHWVYGVTETNKDNLTQLETNSWLSPEAQQNDGTHKEPCSLMCSIQLTSANRALFIINPLYVREHGDDWLAHKAAAAQSPAMPSNFRQVRRLSTTRPWTGSGLQSRRATSLDQEPSASSAESSGLNRSGSADSPMTPQTPSGVVLRRPSRELAQDPPHKLTIKSLPSSSASTPRATTPEPQRHSSPVPQSPHRVSWIEDGFWLPPPRPNSLLHPPSLELDSLSISSIEEEQESPVSSAAPHLPSAHRLADKVIHRLSAVGQALGGLVSPKKRLTNRVVELSERKGGAFAEAVKEFVETTLKKDVDSAGVVGSEFLQEVRTSLTSLRETLLEYSEIQALLDSMTDMNDAEIDSLVELSLHKVALKPVSTHLYSYIRASRTADGSIEHLQTNLHVLELNAVDELGGSVGVGVPDAVTLERIQQRWASMHKASSPNKKVEILLKVCKTIYHSMTANASSGKVFGADDFLPCLTWVLLRSDLVTLQIDTDYMMELLDPAQLQGEGGYYLTTLYAALYYISSFRPRLAVRQLSVEAQQSLNQWHRRRTLHCNQSRRSQHRRTIRRPMCREKTLQGSDNEAESAEKSGRDCASGNPTSEQRAESGTEALQTLDEGREEELEGRGQSQTSGPSNEVISQCDNIASNDRSHSGFSAAGAKDSEEEDRDDFI; this is encoded by the exons AGCTTCCTGGTTGTGCGTGATGGTGTGAGCTCCCAGCccagcctgctgtgtgtgtctgctggagCCCAGCGCCAAGACGTCCTGGACTTCACCATCAGATGCTCAGGGACAG TCCTCCAGCTGTCAGAGTCTCGTCTGTCTTTCTCGGACTTGGTTCAGTTGGTGCTCTTTTACTCTCTGACCAG GGACGTGTTGCCTGTTTGCCTCTACATCCCTCACTGGGTCTACGGTGTAACTGAGACAAACAAAGATAATCTAACTCAACTGGAAACAA ACAGCTGGCTTTCTCCTGAGGCCCAGCAGAATGATGGGACCCACAAGGAGCCCTGCAGTTTGATGTGCTCCATCCAG CTAACTTCTGCCAACCGAGCGTTGTTCATCATTAACCCGCTGTACGTGCGCGAACACGGAGACGACTGGCTGGCACACAAAGCCGCTGCCGCACAGAGCCCCGCGATGCCGTCCAACTTCAGACAGGTGCGGCGCCTCAGCACCACCAGGCCGTGGACGGGATCGGGCCTGCAGAGCAGACGAGCCACATCGCTGGACCAGGAGCCGTCTGCGTCCAGCGCAGAGAGCTCAG GTCTGAACCGATCCGGATCAGCTGATTCACCGATGACCCCACAAACCCCATCGGGGGTGGTCCTCAGGAGGCCCAGCCGAGAATTGGCCCAAGATCCCCCTCACAAGTTGACCATAAAAAGCCTGCCTTCATCCTCTGCCTCCACCCCCAGAGCTACCACGCCCGAGCCGCAGCGCCACAGCAGCCCCGTGCCTCAGTCCCCCCACAGGGTGTCCTGGATCGAAGACGGCTTCTGGCTGCCCCCGCCCAGGCCGAACTCTTTGCTCCACCCGCCCTcgctggagctggactcgctgtCTATCAGCAGCatagaggaggagcaggagtctCCCGTCTCCAGCGCCGCACCCCACCTCCCCTCGGCACACCGCCTGGCCGACAAGGTCATCCACCGGCTGTCGGCGGTGGGCCAGGCGCTGGGGGGGCTGGTGTCTCCCAAGAAGAGGCTGACCAATCGTGTGGTGGAGCTGAGCGAGCGGAAGGGTGGAGCTTTCGCAGAGGCTGTGAAGGAATTTGTGGAGACGACGCTGAAGAAAGACGTGGATTCTGCCGGGGTCGTGGGGTCAGAGTTCTTACAGGAAGTGAGGACGTCACTCACATCACTGAGGGAGACTCTGTTGGAATATTCAGAAATCCAGGCGTTACTGGACAGCATGACTGACATGAATGATGCAGAGATTG ACTCCCTGGTGGAACTTTCCCTCCACAAAGTCGCCCTGAAGCCCGTCTCCACCCATCTCTACTCCTACATCCGAGCCTCCCGCACCGCCGACGGCAGCATCGAGCACCTGCAGACCAACCTGCACGTGCTGGAGCTGAACGCCGTGGACGAGCTGGGCGGGTCGGTGGGGGTTGGAGTTCCTGACGCCGTCACCCTGGAGAGGATCCAGCAGAGGTGGGCCAGCATGCACAAGGCGTCCTCCCCGAACAAGAAGGTTGAGATCCTGCTCAAAGTCTGCAAGACCATCTATCACAGCATGACGGCCAATGCCAGCTCAG GCAAAGTGTTTGGAGCAGATGACTTCCTGCCCTGTTTGACGTGGGTGCTGCTGCGGAGCGACCTCGTCACCTTACAGATAGACACAGACTacatgatggagctgctggatcCTGCACAGCTGCAGGGAGAGG GCGGTTACTACCTTACGACGCTGTACGCAGCTCTTTACTACATCAGCAGCTTCAGGCCTCGCCTGGCCGTCCGGCAGCTCAGCGTGGAAGCGCAGCAGTCTCTGAACCAGTGGCACCGCAGGCGCACGCTGCACTGCAACCAGTCGCGTCGCAGCCAGCACCGACGGACCATCCGCAGGCCGATGTGTCGCGAGAAGACCCTGCAGGGCTCTGACAATGAGGCCGAGAGTGCAGAGAAAAGCGGGAGAGACTGCGCTTCTGGGAATCCCACCAGTGAGCAGCGAGCGGAGAGCGGAACTGAGGCCCTGCAGACACTGGACgagggcagagaggaggaactgGAGGGCCGGGGACAGTCGCAGACCTCAGGACCAAGCAATGAAGTTATTTCTCAGTGTGACAATATTGCAAGCAATGACAGAAGCCATTCGGGTTTTTCTGCTGCAGGAGCGAAGGATTCTGAAGAAGAGGACAGAGACGacttcatataa
- the meis3 gene encoding homeobox protein Meis3: protein MEKRYEELVHYSGSEGMGGYVDDVRALPPPQYGPTVPDSLKHHKDQIYGHPLFPLLALVFEKCELATCSPRDSASLSASSHLPGMTSHSDVCSSESFNDDIAAFAKQIRSEKPIFSSNPELDNLMIQAIQVLRFHLLELEKVHDLCDNFCHRYITCLKGKMPTDLVLDEREGGSKSDMEDFTGSCTSLSEQNASWLREPDECATTPLGTPGTCGLPSQHSTADNCSDAGDGLDGGVASPSTGEEDESDRDRRNNKKRGIFPKVATNIMRAWLFQHLTHPYPSEEQKKQLSQDTGLTILQVNNWFINARRRIVQPMIDQSNRSGQGGPYSPEGAALGGYGLDGQAHLGLRTAGLQGMSSLQGDYPGTLLSQPGYPPHPGPSLHTYPGPHPHAAMLLHPPPHAHPAEPLLAQGLDIHAH, encoded by the exons ATGGAGAAGAGG TATGAAGAGTTGGTGCACTACTCAGGTTCGGAGGGCATGGGGGGGTACGTGGACGACGTCAGGGCGCTTCCTCCCCCGCAGTACGGACCCACCGTCCCTGACTCCCTCAAACACCACAAAGACCAGATCTACGG tcaccCACTGTTTCCACTGCTGGCCTTAGTGTTTGAGAAGTGCGAGCTGGCCACCTGCTCCCCTCGAGACTCTGCCTCCCTCTCGgcctcctcccacctccccgGCATGACCAGCCACAGCGACGTCTGCTCCTCCGAGTCCTTCAACGACGACATCGCCGCCTTCGCAAAGCAG ATCCGATCAGAGAAGCCCATATTTTCCTCCAATCCTGAGCTGGACAACCTG ATGATCCAGGCCATACAAGTTCTTCGCTTTCATTTACTGGAGTTGGAGAAG GTGCATGACCTCTGCGATAATTTCTGCCATCGGTACATCACCTGCCTGAAGGGCAAGATGCccacagacctggttctggaCGAGCGGGAGGGGGGCTCCAAGTCCGACATGGAGGACTTCACTGGATCCTGCACCAGCCTATCAGAGCAG AACGCCTCATGGTTACGGGAGCCGGATGAATGCGCCACAACTCCTCTGGGAACGCCAGGCACCTGTGGACTGCCTtcacaacacagcacagcagaCAACTGTAGTGatgcag GCGACGGTCTGGATGGAGGCGTCGCTTCTCCCAGCACAGGAGAGGAGGACGAGTCCGACAGAGACCGGAGGAACAACAAGAAGAGAGGGATCTTCCCCAAAGTGGCCACAAACATCATGAGAGCGTGGCTCTTCCAGCACCTGACG CACCCGTACCCGTCCgaggagcagaagaagcagctgtCGCAGGACACGGGACTGACCATCTTGCAGGTCAACAACTG gttCATCAATGCGAGGAGGAGAATAGTCCAGCCGATGATTGACCAGTCAAATCGCTCAG GTCAGGGTGGTCCTTACAGCCCTGAGGGAGCAGCTCTCGGGGGCTACGGCCTTGATGGACAGGCCCATCTCGGGCTTCGGACAGCAG GTCTCCAGGGCATGTCCTCCCTGCAGGGGGACTACCCGGGCACCCTTCTCTCCCAGCCGGGCTACCCTCCCCACCCAGGACCATCCCTGCACACGTACCCGGGCCCACACCCTCACGCCGCCATGCTGCTCCACCCGCCGCCACACGCCCACCCCGCAGAGCCGCTCCTCGCCCAAGGACTGGACATACATGCACACTAG